A segment of the Panicum hallii strain FIL2 chromosome 1, PHallii_v3.1, whole genome shotgun sequence genome:
TGAATTAGATGAGCAGGAAAAATTGTGGTTCAAAATATCAAATGTTGTGTATTTGGAAACAAAGGGAATATAAGTCTTAAACTGCCTAAAGAGGGTTTGATCGAGTCTAGTCTCGTGTGAACTGAGTTAAATATATGGTGGTCAAATACACGTGAGAAGGTTACTCTCAAATGGCTAAAGATCATTGGGACAAGTAGACTTATTAACTGAGTTTTACACGCGAAAAGAAGATTTAGCTTACATTTCTTAACACTACGCCAAAATAGCAAATAGtagactaatgcgagacccgcctcgcatttggctcctagggaagcctgtgtgaagccaaggcgagacgcgccgtgaggcgcgtcttgcattttggtaatctgagacgcgtgtgaggcgcgtctcagattactttttaatctgcgacgcggtaatgcgggacgcgacccctgctcgtctagcattttgcctagggcgcgtctcagattagggcTTCTGGCGTAGCGTCTCAATGTATGCACTGATATAAGTGCTATATAAGCAGGGCATACTGGCAACATGGCTTCATTTGAAGCATGGCATATCGATTTTGATGATAAGAAATTAAAGTGTCACATGTGCACCGTTCAGTTAATCAACAGGATCCCTTCAACGAGCACCAACCACCATCAACCTCTATTGGGGAAAATCGCCAACACAGCTAAGGAATAAAGGGGACAGTCATTGACGCTTCCCAAAAAAAAAGGTGAAAAATTATTTTCCCTGGATCTAAACCTCACTATGCTTCATGCCAACAGGGCAATCCTCACCACCGAAAATGGCCAAATGAAACAGATGAGCATATCTGCACGCTTGGTGGCGAGTTTGTCTTAGCTCTCTTCCAAGTTACCCTGCGCACAAAGTTACCctgctggtgctggtgctgCTCCTGCATGCTCCTGACAGTCACCTGTGATTCAGCCCTGTAGAAATGCTAACAAGATCAGCCCTGCAGAAATACCAAATATAAAAGTTCCCCAAATTCTGAACTAAATACTATTCATGATAGCACCTAAGTCCTCGGACAGGCAAATCTTGACTAAAAGCCTTACCTATACAGTCCTATCCCAGATGCATTCTTTCAGGCCAAATTGAATTCAACCTCCTCGCGAAGTCCTCCACTTCTCTGCATACAGAAAACAAGGCTCGTCATTACTTCAAGGAGCAGAGCACTATGCCACATATGTAAATGGTAAATGACAAGGAAAATTGGCAATTCCATGTAATATGAAACTGTGCCTCACAGTGACAATTTAATTCTCAACACTGGACCCAATAATCCAGTATTCTCACAGATTCAGGGACCACATTGTTTACGACCGGGGTAAGATTAACAGGCATGAAACAGAATCTCATAAAAGTAAGAAGGACAGAATGAACCAGCACTGTAGAACCAAAACTAAGCAAAGCCTGCACATGCTCTCTTATATCCGCACCTATCAAGCAAGCCTACCAGCACCTAAAAATTGATACAACCCTGCTTCTAGATTCAGAAACTACAAGCAAACCTACCATGCCAGTACAGTAGTTCATACAACCCTGCTTCTAGATTCTGAAACTACAAGCAAACCTGATGGCAATTCAGAGCATACCTTGGCTGACAGCAACAAAGATACCATTCTAGGAGAAATCTTATGGCAGCATGCAGATATTCCAGAATTTCAACGTGGAGAGCCTACAAATAAACTCCTTACCCTCTTTTCTACATGGCCACCTTCCTTAATATACCATACAATCCACCATTTAAACAACACTTCTTATTTTTTTATCATCCCATATGAGACAACCTTCCATCCTAAAAAGAATGCAACTCTCACTCCCGAGAAGTCAAATAGTTTTagatttgaccaaatttatataaaaaagtACTAAAATTTATATCTCCAAATAAATttagtatgaaaatatattacatgattaatctaataaaaattattttataatataaatattaatactattttgtataattttgatcaaacttaAAATTATTTGACTCCTCGAGATACGAGAGGTACATTTTTAGAACGGAGGAAGTAACTATCATTATCTCCTACTCTTCTCCATTGTGGCAGGCGACACTTCGCCACCTTAGTACTCAGCTTGCCATTTGCCACCAAGCAAAGGGCTTCTCGACCATCTCTTAAGAGGTGGAGATGACAAACCGTTCTCCCCTTTTCGGCACCCCCACCCACCCTCAAGTCTAAATCGTTAATCTTAACTTGAAACTTTAGTTTCACTAGAGTTCATTTAACTTGTAAAGGTCTCAATCTGTGAGGGGCAAGACGCCCTCGAGCATTAGAGTAAGAAAAGAGTCTTCTCCCACATATCGAGAAAATCCCTGAATCCCTACCCCACCCATCCCCAGGGGTCCGTAGCCCGTGCCATTTCCCGTGTTAGAGCGAGTACGGTCGAGAGCGGGCCCAACCTTTCTTTGAGCTTTGGCGTGAAGGCAGATGAGGAGATTTTTTAATCCTAACCTAAAATTCGCTCCCATAGGGAGTCGAACCCAGAACATGGAGATGTGCTACTAAACTTAGCTAACCAAGTTGGCAGGTGGGTCGCTCGCATGAGATAGGAGAGGAGGCATCTGATATGGATTCTATTGTTAATGAAAGGTTAAAATTTTATTAGAATCTTTATCTGGATATGTCATTAACTATTAACTATATAGACAGTCTCATgaaaaagaacatccattcatAACTGATGAGCATCTAGCTGGTAAGGATATCAATCACTCCCGCATATATAGAAACCTGCGGGTAACGTGGTTCAGCCTTCGGTTGAGGTAACATGTACCATAATTTCGATTGTTTTAGTTCAAGATTTGAGAAGATCTTAGATTCTATTTGAAGAGCTCCCAGAGCAGCTTCTAGCCTAAATCCAGAAGAAGTTCCGCCAAACGGTTGTTTGAGAGAAATAATTCTATGCTGATTATGTAGAGTGATTTTCTGAAATGCACTAAGCAGCTACGAGGAAAAAAATAGTTTGTCCTGATTCACTTCTCACCCTGATTTGTTTTCACAAAGTTAATCTTAAAAATTATTTTCAGCCAGTGAATCATTTCTCTGACATCAGCTTCATGTAGAATCAAAATCAGATGGTACCAAACAAACCCTTAATCGGAGAAGTGGAATAGGGATCTCATCCTAATTTATCTGTTTTATAGTAACTTGGAACTTGGGATTGGAACTCAAATCCAAAAAAAAAGTGCATCGAAATTTTTTCAAGAGTACTAGTACATATCTAGGTATATTTAGAGAAAGCTTATAATAAATGACAATATTATAGACTATACTGGATATTTCAAACAAAGAAGAAATAGTACCAAAATATCTATCAAATccatttttttttcaatttgTCCCTTTCCCCAATCTTCTCTCCTCCCTTTTCCGTTTTCCCCTTCCAACAATATCTTCTATCCTAAAATCAATCTGTTTCCccttctcttctctccccttcctccctctccctcgtctccggccggcggtggcctcACCTCCCTTGCGCCCCCGTCGCCCCGATGGCTCCGTCCGCAGCTCTCGCGCCAGTGGCCTTCCGGTCCGCCTTCTCGCCGCCGCTCTCGTCGAACCCTACTCGTAAGTCCCAAAGCCCCAATCTTTACGCTCCATTTCGGTTGATTCAGCTCCGCATAAGATTTAGAGGGCAAATGTAAGTTTTTTTTTAAGGGAGTGAGTAGGGAATCTGGAACCGGTTTCTTTCCACCGATAGCTCAGCGCATTACAACCCTTTCGCTGGTGCCTGATTTGGTGTGAGAGTCCGGTTAGAGGTGGTGATGCGGCCTTGGGTGGGGTATGGGGTCGCGTCCCGGGGCGCCAGGCGCCGCCGCGTTGGGGACAGCGTCCGCTGATGGTAGCCGGTGGCTGGGCGGCCGGTGAGCTCGACCCCGGGTCTCAAAATGAGAGTATTATCCATCTTGCAACGGTTGTTCAACTGTACTGGCCTATGAGTTTCtccatttccttttctttctgcgTGTTTTTATTTCGAGAAAATTACTCTGGTTTTTAGATTTTCCATCATGCGAAACTGCAAATTCGTATCCCTTTGTTGAACCAAACCCTATATATACAAAATGCTACTTGCGATCCATTCCAGACTTCCATTCTTTTGCATTGAGTCAACAGTGCATACTTGTTGATTATTTTAATGGATTGGGCAACATCTAAACATTTCGTGCCTGCTGTTGATGTGTTGTTCAGGTAATAGAATAAACATAGAAGGTGCTTTCTGTTTGCCATGTTCCACAAGGAAGAGAGCTAGTTATAGGTCTTTCCGGGTATACAGTTTATTTGGAGGGAAAAAAGATAAAGATGAGAACGGTGATGATGCACCATCAAAAGTAAGAAAGTTACCGATTATCTTATTTCATTTCCAGTATTGAAAATTACTGATTATCTTATTTTATTTCCAGTATTGTTGAGGTGCCACTCTGATAGCTAAAACCTAAAAACTATTGATCTGATTTTCTTTTGTGGATAACTCATTAGGCATGTATTGATGATGCAAAGAGAGAAAACATGCAAATAGTATTAGGGAGATGAGTTTTTATGGGTAGCTATCAGCCAATCACCCTCTCGTTTTGCAGCGAATTATATGACCCAAAAGCTTTTTCTTCGCTTGGATAATGGAGTAGTATTTTTCATGTGAAAACTGATTATGCCCATACATAATTCTCTATGTAGTACTGTTATCTTTGAAGGTTGTCAAATTCATTCTGGTCATTTAGtttttatatatatttactcattTCGTAGTTGGCATTTTGTTTACCATAATATTGAGGCCTTCTAATATTGCAATTAACTTTAGGCAGGAATTTTTGGAAATATGCAAAATCTCTACGAAACTGTTAAGAAGGCTCAAATGGTTGTCCAAGTCGAGGCTGTCCGGGTGCAGAAGGAGCTTGCAGCGTATGCATTTATATCATTGAGTTATCTTCCTCACGCTGATGCAAAATAGCCTGGCCACATGACTCTATTTTCTCCTGTTTTAGGACTGAGATTGATGGCTATTGTGAAGGTGAACTAATCAAGGTATGCTTGGGAGTAGTTAAGGCATTTAATTATGCTCTTTGTATTTAGATCTTTGTGTATCCTTGTCAAACAATTGAATTCTCACATTATTGAGAAATGCTATTGGTTGGCCCTGAAAAAAACTTAGCATCATTAGCAGCCCATCATTTTTTTAATTTCTTACTATCCGTGTTCTACATATCAGAGCCGCAGCTGGAGATTATGGTTCTTGGCTTTCTTACAAGGTCTTTGATCTCTATATGAACTACACAAAATCACCTTATTTTTATTAGCTCTGGGCCTATATAACACTATTGTTGCAGACAATTCAATCTCTCGAGATGTCATAATCCCTTCTTTTCTTTATGTCAGGCTCGCACGTGTACCAAGGTTCAACCTTGTTAATCTTTGACCAATACTTATAGATTTGTAGATTATAAGATATAAATTTGGCGCCATTGGATTTATATCTGAAAGTACTTTTATCTGATGTCAATGTCAATTTTATTGTCATGGCCAATGAAGCATAAAAGAAAATAATGGTCAAAGTATGGCATTGGATATGATGCTCGGTCAAACCGTGTCTTACATTTTGAAAAGAAGGGATCATATATTTTAGGTTACTGTTATGTGTTACTTTGACTTTGAAGTTACGAACACCTATAAAGCTGTGGGCTTCGATGCAATAGTTGATGTATTGTGGGGGTTTTGTAAAATTGGTTTAATATATGTGATCATTTAGAAAGGGTCATCTTTATTAATTATAAATTTGTATTCCCTCCATTGAAAATACAAGGCATTTTACCTTTGTACATGTAGATTAAGGAGCATTAACAGTGAGAAATATGCTGGAATGCCCTTGCTTCATGTGTGTTCCCTGGAGTAATTACAGTCCCTTCGTCGGCATGCATGCGCAGAGTCATATAGACAAACTCGCTTCAGCTCAGTGCTTTGGGCATTCCATACTCATCTT
Coding sequences within it:
- the LOC112877115 gene encoding nucleoid-associated protein At2g24020, chloroplastic-like — protein: MAPSAALAPVAFRSAFSPPLSSNPTRNRINIEGAFCLPCSTRKRASYRSFRVYSLFGGKKDKDENGDDAPSKAGIFGNMQNLYETVKKAQMVVQVEAVRVQKELAATEIDGYCEGELIKVTLSGNQQPIRVEITEAAMELGAEKLSELVNDAYKDAHQRSVQAMKERMADLAQSLGMPAGLGDGLK